The following are encoded together in the Candidatus Methanoperedens sp. genome:
- a CDS encoding tRNA 5'-guanylyltransferase has translation MKEREIYSHLRVFPPFAVRIDGRGFRRALGLLGLLKPYDERFAHAMADSIELFFKESGLNPLFAFTFSDEISFFFYEMPYNNRIEKIDSIIPAFVSSALTIRLKLEKPVSFDSRIVILGKEDIYKYLLWRQAETWRNHMSSYGYYTLLKSGMSENEAAMSLKNMKASQVHELVFSHGINLAETPRWQRCGIMVYRESHEKTGFNPLKQKEVKTKRRRIKQDWNLPIFKTEEGRKLIKRLVS, from the coding sequence ATGAAAGAGAGGGAAATATATTCCCACCTCCGGGTATTTCCTCCTTTTGCCGTAAGGATCGATGGCAGGGGTTTTCGTCGCGCGCTTGGGTTGCTGGGACTTTTAAAACCCTATGATGAAAGATTTGCCCATGCGATGGCGGACTCAATAGAGTTATTTTTTAAGGAAAGCGGCCTGAATCCACTTTTTGCTTTTACATTTTCAGATGAGATATCCTTCTTTTTCTATGAGATGCCCTATAATAACAGGATCGAGAAAATTGACTCCATTATCCCTGCATTTGTTTCCTCTGCGCTTACAATCCGGTTGAAGCTTGAAAAACCTGTTTCCTTTGATTCAAGGATTGTCATTCTTGGAAAAGAAGACATTTACAAATATCTCTTGTGGAGGCAGGCTGAAACCTGGAGAAATCATATGAGTTCCTACGGATATTACACGCTGTTAAAATCCGGAATGAGCGAAAATGAAGCTGCAATGAGCCTGAAAAATATGAAGGCAAGCCAGGTCCATGAGCTTGTATTCAGTCATGGGATCAATCTTGCAGAAACACCACGCTGGCAGCGATGCGGCATAATGGTTTACAGGGAATCCCATGAAAAAACCGGTTTTAATCCACTAAAACAAAAGGAAGTTAAAACAAAAAGGAGAAGAATAAAACAGGATTGGAATCTACCAATTTTCAAGACTGAAGAAGGAAGAAAGCTTATCAAAAGGCTTGTTTCATGA